In the genome of Acidobacteriota bacterium, the window GCCGACCACGGACGACAACTGGGCGATCATCTACTACCCGCCCGCCCCGCGCGCGATGATCGAGGTCGTGGACTTCGACAACCCGACCAAGCTGGTGGACTACGGCAAGACCGGCCGTGTCAGGTTGACGACGCTGACCAAGGAATTCTTCATGCCGCGCTTCCTCGAGCGCGACGAGTGCGAGCGCGAAGCACCGTGCGAGGCGTACCCGTGGGACGGCGTCAGGAATGTCAGGCCCTTCTCCCGGTTCCAAAAGAGCGTGGTCGAAGGGGTGTACTGACACCCCCGGGAGTCGGGAGTCGGGAACCGGGAGTCGAGACACATGTTGCATTTACCAATCTTGAGATGGGGCGTTCCCTACCGCAGCGTGAACCAGGTGGTCACGCCGCACTTCCGCACCCGCGCGCCGTTCGTGTCGATGAGCCAGGCCAACGTCGGGATGATTCGGCGCGACCTGCTGCGCCAGGGCGAGGCGCGCGCGACGCTGCAGGCCTTTCCGTACGCCGGCCTCGTCGCCATGGCGGGACGGGCCGCCGACCATTTCCTGAACGACACGCTGCCGCTCGATCCCGAGAGCGGCACCATGCAGTCGCCGCAGGACTACATCGAGCAGGTCTCGGCCACCACGGGTGCCCCGTACAGCAACGTGAAGCGCAACATGCTGAAGGTGCACGGCGTGTTGAGCAAGGTCACCGAAGTTCTGGCCGGCCTCACCCGCGGGCTCGACCTGAGCGTGCTCGACCAGGGCTACGGGCGCGTCAACGGCCAGATGCTGAGCTTCTTCGCCCGCGGTGATGCGATGGGCGTGGTGCTGCCCAGCAACTCCCCCGGCGTGCACTCGTTGTGGGCGCCGGCCACGGTTTTGAAGATGCCGCTGGTGCTGAAGCCCGGCAGCGCCGAACCGTGGACGCCGCTGCGCATGATCTACGCGTGGGTCAAGGCCGGCGCCCCGTCGGCGGTGTTCGCCTACTACCCCACCGATCACGCCGGCGGCAACGAGATCCTGCGCTCGACCGGGCGCGGCATGGTGTTTGGCGATGTCGGCTCCACCAAGCGGTGGAAGGCGGAGGGCCGCGTCGAAGTGCACGGTCCCGGCTTCAGCAAAGTCGTGATTGGCCCCGACGTCGCGGATCAGTGGGCGCAGTACATCGACATCATCGCCGAATCGATCGCGAACAACGGCGGCCGCTCGTGCGTGAACGCGTCGGGCGTGTGGGTGACGAAGCACGGCGATGCGATTGCCGAAGCGCTGGCCAGGCGGCTGTCGCAGGTGATCCCGCGCGCCTCGGATGATGCCGAGGCGGTGCTGGCGCCGTTTGCCGATCCCGATACCGCCCGGCGCATCTCGAACCTGATCGACGCGGACATGACCGGAGAAGGCGGCGCCGCGCGCGATGCCTCGGCGGGCGTGCGCGACGCGGATCGGGTGGCGTCGGCGCACGGCGGCAACTACCTGCTGCCCACGGTGATTCGCTGCAACGCCGACCATCCGCTGGCCAACCGTGAGTTCCTGTTTCCGTATGCCAGCGTCGTCGAAGTGCCTGCAGCCGACCTGCCGGACTGCCTGGGACCGTCGCTGGTGGTCACCTGCATCTCGAACGATCCGGCGTTCCGCGCGCGGTTTGTCGCCTCGCCGCAGGTCGATCGCCTCAACTTCGGGCCGATCTCGACGACCCAGATCGGCTGGGACCAGCCGCACGAGGGCAACCTGTTCGAGCACCTCTACGCGCGCCGGGCCATCCAGCGGCTCGCCTGAGGGGCCCCGCACGACCGACGGCGAATCGCAAACTGGTCCCATGCGAATCCTTTCCCTCACCGCTGGCGCCGCGTCGATGTATTGCGGCAGCTGCCTGCGCGACAACGCGCTGGCGGCGCGGCTGATCAAGCTCGGGCATGACGTCACGCTGTTGCCGTTCTACACGCCGACGCTCACCGACGAGGAAAACGTCAGCCGGCCGCAGCAGGTATTCTTCGGCGGCATCAGCGTGTTTCTCGAGCAGCACTCGTCGCTGTTCCGCCGGGCGCCGCGCTTCCTCGGCCGGCTGCTCGACGCCCCTGGCGTAATCAAGGCGTTCACCAGCGGATCGATTTCCGTGGACCCCAGGGAACTGGGCGCGCTCACGGTCTCGACGTTGCGAGGGCTCGACGGTCACCAGAAGCAGGAGATCGACAAGCTGCTGGAATTTCTGCGCGACGAGCCCAGGCCCGAGATTGCCAACATCCCGTACACGTTGTTGATCAGCCTGGCCGCGCCGCTGAAGCGCGCGCTCGGCTGCCCGATCGTGATCACGCTGCAGGGCGAGGACCTGTTCCTGGACGCGCTGCCGGAGCCGTATCGCGCCGAAGCCCTGGCGCTGGTGCGGGCACAAGTCGCCGACGTGGACCTCTTTATTGCGGTGAGCGAGTACTACGCGCGCTACATGCAGGACTACCTGGCCATTCCGGCGCACAAGATAACGGTAGCCCCGCTCGGGGTGAATCCGGACGACCTCACGGTGACGACCCGGACCCGGACCGATCCGTTCACCATCGGCTTCTTCGCGCGCATCGCGCCCGAGAAGGGACTGCACAACCTGGCCGAGGCGTACCGCATCCTGCGAACCGAGAAAGGGCTGCCGCCGTCGCGCCTGGTTGCGGCCGGTTACCTGCCGCCCGAGCATCGCCCCTACCTGGAAGGCATCGGCGCGCGGCTCGCCGCCGCCGGACTGGGTGACGAGTTCGTCTATCGCGGCACGGTGGATCGCGCCCACAAGGTGGGGTTCTTCCACGACATCGACGTGTTGTCGGTGCCAGGCGGCTATCACGAGCCCAAGGGCCTGTACCTGCTCGAAGCCATGGCCTGCGGTGTCCCGGTGGTGCAGCCCAACCACGGCGCCTTTCCGGAGATGATCAACCGCACCGGCGGTGGCGTGCTCGCCGCCTCTGAATCGGGCGCACACGTCGCCGAGGCGCTGTACGATCTGTGGCGCGACCCGGCCCGCGCGGCTGAGCTTGGCAAGAACGGCGCCGCCGGGGTGCGCGCGCACTACACGACGGATCACATGGCACGAGGGGTGCTGTCTGCCTACGAAGCGGCCATTCTTAACAAGAGAACAGGAGAATAGGAGGTCTTCTCTTGATCTCGTCGCCTCCTGTTAATTCAATGCTCGAAGCCACCAACCTCTCGAAGTCGTACCCGTCGCCCGCCGGCGACCTCGTCGTCTTGCGGGACGTCTCGCTGACACTGGCGCCCGGCGACGCCGCGTGCGTGATGGGACCGTCAGGATCCGGCAAGAGCACGCTGCTCTACATCCTCGGCGGCCTCGAGCCCCCTACCAGCGGCACGGTGAAGTTCGACGCCACCAACCCGTACACGTTGAATGCCGAGGGACTCGCGGCCTTTCGCAACCGCGAGGTCGGCTTCGTGCTGCAGGACCACTGCCTCTTGCCGCAGTGCACCGTGCTCGAGAACGTGCTGGTGCCAACGTTGGTGGGCGCGCCGGACCAGGATGCCCCCGCACGCGCCCGGACGCTGCTGTCGCAAGTCGGTCTCGGCGATCGCCTCGATCACCTGCCCTCGGCGCTGTCAGGCGGCGAGAAGCAACGGGCCGCCATCGCCCGCGCCCTGGTGCGCGAACCACGGCTCGTGCTGTGCGACGAGCCAACCGGTAACCTCGATGCCGAAACCGCCCACGTGGTGTCCGACCTGATCCTGCGGCTGCATACCCAGCAGCACACCATGCTGCTGGTCGTGACCCACAGCGAGGCGCTCGGCGCCAGGTTCGACAAACGCTGGTCGATGAACCGCGGCGTTCTGACGGTGTAGCCATGCTGACGCGTGCCAGTCTGCGCTTTTACGCCGCCACCCACGTGATGGTGGTGCTCGGCGTGGCCGTCGCCGTGGCGGTGCTCGCCGGCGCCTTGCTGGTCGGCGCATCGGTCCGCGAAAGCCTCAAGCAGATCGCGCTCGGCCGCCTCGGCGCCACCGACGTCATCGTCTCCTCGCCGACGTTCTTTCGGACCGCGCTGGCCGACACCCTGCTGACGCGCGCCGCCCAGCCGCAGCAAACGCCCATGGGGACGCGCGTCGATGCCTACCGCGTGTTGCGCGCCGCGGCACCGGTGGTCGTCGTCGGAGGCGCCGTCGTTCATGACGAGTCGAAGCGCACCGCCGGCCAGGTGATGGTCTACGGCATCGACGAGCGCTTCGGCCGGTTTCACGGCCAGGACGGCTTCGAGGTGGCGGGCCGTGACGCGCTCATCAGCGCCGCCCTGGCACAGGAAGTCGGCGCGAAAGCCGGCGACACCATTACGCTGCGGGTCGCCAAGCCCAGCGACATCCCGCTCTCGAGCCTGCAGGGCCGACGCGAAACGACGGGCGAACGCATCCGCGTGACGGTGACGCGGGTGCTCGACGACGCGGCGCTTGGCGAGTTCTCGCTGGCGCCTACCCAGGGCGCGGTTTTTGCGATCTACGTCCCGATGGGACGCCTGCAACGCGACCTGGGGCTCGGCGATCGCGCCAACACCATCCTGTTGTCGTTGACCGACGACGCCGAAGTGGATCCCCCGCAACTGGTGCGGGAGCTGATCGCGCCGGCAGCGGCGCTCGACGATCTTGGCCTTCGCGTGCGCACGACCACCGCAGGAACGACCCTGGTGGAGACCCGCGCGGGACTACTCACCGACGACGTAGTCGAGACCATCGCCGACCTCGCCGCTCGCGACCGGCGCCTGGTCGTCCCGGCGCTGACCTACGTCGCCAACACGATCCGGATCGGCGACCGCGAGATCCCGTATTCGACGGTGTCTGCGATTGATCTCGATGGCTATAACCGCCTGATCGGCGCAGTCGGCCCTACCTCCGCGCCACAGCCTTCTCCCGCCGTTACGGTGGGCAGGCCTTCCGCCTCGGCCGCGTTCTCTGGCCACGCGCCGATCTGGCTGAATCAATGGGCGGCCGACGACCTGCAGGCCCGCATCGGCGACGAGGTCACGCTCGAGTACTTCCTGTGGTCCGACGCGGATGGCCTGGGCTCGTCGAGCGCGAAGTTCACGCTGGTGGGGATCACGCCCATGACCGGGATCGGCGGCGACCGCACGCTGACACCCGACTATCCCGGCATCAGCGATGCCGCCGACATGACGTCGTGGGATCCGCCTTTTCCGGTCGAGCTGAAGCGCGTCCGCCAGCAGGACGAAGACTATTGGGATCGTTACCGGGCGGCGCCCAAGGCGATCATCTCGCTCGCCGAGGGGCAACGCCTGTGGGGCTCGCGCTACGGACGCGTGTCGTCGATGCGCCTGTCAGGCACGACGCCGGTGGCCGCACACGACATTCCGCCCGCCTCGGCCGGGTTCACCGCCCGCGCGGTGCGCGGCGAGGCGCTGGCCGCCGCGCAGGGCACCACCGATTTCGGCGAGTACTTCCTCTACTTCAGCTTCTTCCTGGTCGTCTCGGCGCTGCTGCTGGCGTACCTGTTCTTCGCGGTGGGATTGGACCAACGGACACGCGAGGTGGGACTGCTGGCGACGGTGGGCTTCACGCCGGCGGCGATTCGCCACGCCTTCGTCCGTGAAGGCGCGGTGCTGGCCGGCATTGGGGCGGTGATCGGGATCGCCGCGGCGCTCGGCTATGCCGCCCTCATCATGTACGGCCTGCGCACCTGGTGGGTGGGCGCGGTCGGCACGACGAAGCTGGCGCTGCACGTCGCGCCGGTGTGGCTCGCCGCCGGCGCCGCCGGCGCACTCGCGGCCGGCGTGCTGGCCATCTGGATCGGCGTCCGCCAGATGAGCCGCCGGTCGGCGCGATCGTTGCTTAAAGGGGAGACTGGGGCGGGTCGGGCGGGTCGGGCGGGTCGGGCGGGTTGGGTGGCGATCGCGTTCGCGCTGCTCGGTCTCGTACTCATCATCGCTTCCGCGTCCGATGCACTCAACCCCACGGCCGGCTTCTTTGGCGCCGGCGGCGCCTGGCTCGTGGCCGGCCTGTGCGGCGCGTCGGTGTGGTTGCGCCGGCGACGGACGTCGCGCCCGCTGACGCGCGGCCTCACCGGCATGGCGCAGCTCGGCTTCCGCCACACCGCGGTCAATCCCGGCCGATCGGTCCTCAGCCTGGCGTTGATTGCGTTCGCCTGCTTCGTGCTGGTCAGCGTCGGCGCCTTCCGCAAGGCGCCCGTGAGCGGCGGCGACAAGGCCTCCGGCACCGGCGGATTCACGCTGATGGCCGAGTCGGTCGCGCCGCTGATGCATGACCCCAACCTGCCGGACGGCCGCGACGGCCTGGGCCTCGAAACCAACGACCCAATCTTCGCCAGCGCGCGAATCACCCGGTTCCGGCTCAGGCCGGGGGACGAAACCAGCTGCCTCACGCTTTACAAACCCACCAACCCGCGCATCATGGCGCCCGGCCCTGGCTTCGTTGACGAGGCCCGCTTTTCATTTGCGGCGTCGATGGCCGCCACCGCCGACGAGCAGGCTAATCCGTGGACGCTGCTCGAGCGGACGTTCGACGATGGCGCGATCGCGGCGGTGGCCGATCAAACCACGTTGATGTACGTGCTGCACCTCGGCATTGGCGACGACTTCGAGTTCACACCCGAAGGCCAGCCACCCGTGCGCTTGCGCATGGTCGGCGCCCTCGCCGACAGCGTGCTGCAATCGGAGATCATCATCGGCGAGGGCAACTTCGTCCGCCTGTTCCCTAAGCACGAAGGCTACCGGGTGTGGATGATCGAGGCAGCGCCGGCCAACCAGGCCGAGGTGACGTCTCACCTCGAAGACCGGCTGTCGGACTACGGGCTCGACGTGACCAACACGCTGGATCGCTGGGCGTCGTACCACCAGGTGGAGAACACCTACCTGGCAACGTTCCAGGCCCTGGGCTCGCTCGGCCTGTTGCTGGGCACCATCGGCCTGGGCGCGGTCCTGGCCAGAAACGTGCTCGAGCGCCGGCGCGATCTCGGATTGCTGAGCGCCGTCGGGTTCACGCCAGGCAACGTGCGCAGCATGGTGTTGTCGGAAGGGCTCGCGCTGGTCGTGGGCGGCACGCTGCTCGGCGCGGCCTGCGCGATCGTGGCGGTGTGGCCGGCGATCCAGGACCGCGCCCAGGCCGTGCCGGTCGGCAACCTGCTCTCGCTGCTGTCCGCCGTCGTGCTGACCGGTGTGGTCTCGTCGTTGTTTGCCGTGCGGCTCGCCACGGCAACGCCGATCGTTAGAGCGATTAAGTCGGAGTAGATGCATGTCACGGAAACACGGAAACACGGCAACACCGAGCCTGGTCTTTAAGGGCATTTCGAAACGATGGTCCGTGTTTCTGTGTTTCGGTGTTTCCGTGGCCATCATTTGGTCCGGCTCCGCGCAGGCGCCAGGATGGTCGCAGTGGCGCGGGCCTTCGCGCGACGGCGTCGCCTCGTCTTTCACCGTGCCCGCAACGTGGCCCGCACAGCTGACCAGGCGCTGGCAGGCCACGGTGGGGCTTGGGCATGCCTCGCCGGTTGTCTCCGGCAACCACGTCGTCGTCCATTCGCGACTCGCGAACCGAGAGGTGATTGCGGCGTACGACCTGCAATCGGGCAAGCAGCTCTGGCAGGACGGCGTCGAGGCTCCGTACACGATGAACGCCGCCGCCCTCGGGCATGGGCCGGGACCGAAATCAACACCGGCGATTGCCGATGGCCGCGTGTTCACGCTGGGCATCAGCGGCATCTTCTCTGCGCACGACCTGGCCACCGGCAAGCTGCTGTGGCGCAAGAACGCGCCACCCACGCCGCCGGAGTTCGGTACCGCCTCGTCGCCGGTTATTGACGGTCCCACGGTCATCGCTTACCTGGGGGGGCCTGGAGCGGGCGCCCTCACCGCCATGGAGGTGGCCACCGGCACGGTGAAGTGGCGCTGGACCGGCGACGGCCCAGCCTATGCCTCGCCCATCCTGGCGACGCTCGGCGGCACGCGCCAGGTCATCACGCAGTCGCAGAACAAGCTCGTGGCGGTCGATGCGGCCAACGGCCAGTGGTTGTGGGAAGTCGCCATCAAGACACCGTACGAACAGAACTCGGTCACGCCCATGGTCCTGGGCGATCTCGTGCTTTACGCAGGCCTCGAAAACCCCACCACTGCGCTCCGCGTCACGAGGACCGGCACCAGGTGGACGACGGCGCCGGCGTGGCGCAACGAGGACGTGCCGATGTACATGAGTACTCCGGCGGTGTCGGGAACGGCGGTCTACGGACTGTCGACGAGGAACCGCGGTCACTTCTTCGCGATCGATGCCGCCACCGGCAAGACGCTGTGGACCACGCCCGGCCGCCAGGCCGAGAACGCATCGATCGTGCGCGCCGGCGAGTACTTGCTGATGGGCACGACCAACAGCGAGCTGGTGGTGGTCCGCGCGAACCCGGCGCGGTTTGAAGAGGTGAGGCGCTACACGGTCGCCGACTCGGCGATGTGGGCCCATCCCGCCTTCGCGGGACGGACCATCATCGTCAAGGACGTGGACAAGCTGATCGCCTGGACGTTCTGACGCGCGGCTTGCCGTGAGCGAGCCGACGGCCTACGGCCGTGGGCGAGTCGAACGGTCGCCGATCGCCCAGAGATAGGACGATGTGCGCATGAACAGCTGCCCTTCCGACACGGCCACCGTGCTCAGGCAGTAGGGCGCGCAGTCGTTCAGCAGGCGGTTCGACGACAGGATCTCGAACTTCGGACCGGCGGTGTAGACCGTCGTCAGCCCGTCTTCTTCGGTCGTGACGTAGATCTTGCCATCGGCCAGAATCGGCGACGCGCTGTAGGTGCCAGACGGCAACCTGACGGGGCCATAGACGGTTGCACCCGTCTTGACATCCAGCGCGAAGGCCACGCCCGTGTCGCGCACGATGTAGAGCAACTTGCCATCGCTCACGGGTGTTGGCACGTCGGGCCCCTGCGCGAACTGCCACGCCACGTGGGTCTTCGCCACGTCCCCGCTGCCGCCGGGCCGCATGGCGGTCAACGGATTCACGCGCGTCGGCGCGATGATCAAGTCGTTGACGATGGTCGGCGACGCGACAATGCGGTACGCGCCGTTGCGCTCGGGATTCAGCACGTCGGCGCGCCAGTACTCTTTGCCGGTGGCCGGGTCGTGACCCGACACCACGTCGCCGCCAGTGATAATGAGCTCCGCGCGGCCGTTCGCTTCAATCCAGGCCGGCGTGATGTACGAGTCAGGCGACTCGTGCACGGCCGGGTTCGGACGCTCGACCCGCCACACGGTCTTGCCGGTCAGCTTGTCGATCTTGAGGATGTACGACGGGTCGTCCGTCTTCATGCCGTGCAGCACGGGCACGTAGAGGGCGTCTCCCTTCAGCAGCGGCGAAGACGCGTAGCCCCAGTTCAAGCCGAACTTGCCGTAGTCGGCCTGGATGTTGCGCGCCCAGACTTCCTTGCCGCCGAAGTCGAACGCCTTGAGCACGCCGAGGCCGGTCATCACCCACACG includes:
- a CDS encoding ABC transporter permease, with the protein product MLTRASLRFYAATHVMVVLGVAVAVAVLAGALLVGASVRESLKQIALGRLGATDVIVSSPTFFRTALADTLLTRAAQPQQTPMGTRVDAYRVLRAAAPVVVVGGAVVHDESKRTAGQVMVYGIDERFGRFHGQDGFEVAGRDALISAALAQEVGAKAGDTITLRVAKPSDIPLSSLQGRRETTGERIRVTVTRVLDDAALGEFSLAPTQGAVFAIYVPMGRLQRDLGLGDRANTILLSLTDDAEVDPPQLVRELIAPAAALDDLGLRVRTTTAGTTLVETRAGLLTDDVVETIADLAARDRRLVVPALTYVANTIRIGDREIPYSTVSAIDLDGYNRLIGAVGPTSAPQPSPAVTVGRPSASAAFSGHAPIWLNQWAADDLQARIGDEVTLEYFLWSDADGLGSSSAKFTLVGITPMTGIGGDRTLTPDYPGISDAADMTSWDPPFPVELKRVRQQDEDYWDRYRAAPKAIISLAEGQRLWGSRYGRVSSMRLSGTTPVAAHDIPPASAGFTARAVRGEALAAAQGTTDFGEYFLYFSFFLVVSALLLAYLFFAVGLDQRTREVGLLATVGFTPAAIRHAFVREGAVLAGIGAVIGIAAALGYAALIMYGLRTWWVGAVGTTKLALHVAPVWLAAGAAGALAAGVLAIWIGVRQMSRRSARSLLKGETGAGRAGRAGRAGWVAIAFALLGLVLIIASASDALNPTAGFFGAGGAWLVAGLCGASVWLRRRRTSRPLTRGLTGMAQLGFRHTAVNPGRSVLSLALIAFACFVLVSVGAFRKAPVSGGDKASGTGGFTLMAESVAPLMHDPNLPDGRDGLGLETNDPIFASARITRFRLRPGDETSCLTLYKPTNPRIMAPGPGFVDEARFSFAASMAATADEQANPWTLLERTFDDGAIAAVADQTTLMYVLHLGIGDDFEFTPEGQPPVRLRMVGALADSVLQSEIIIGEGNFVRLFPKHEGYRVWMIEAAPANQAEVTSHLEDRLSDYGLDVTNTLDRWASYHQVENTYLATFQALGSLGLLLGTIGLGAVLARNVLERRRDLGLLSAVGFTPGNVRSMVLSEGLALVVGGTLLGAACAIVAVWPAIQDRAQAVPVGNLLSLLSAVVLTGVVSSLFAVRLATATPIVRAIKSE
- a CDS encoding aldehyde dehydrogenase family protein — translated: MRWGVPYRSVNQVVTPHFRTRAPFVSMSQANVGMIRRDLLRQGEARATLQAFPYAGLVAMAGRAADHFLNDTLPLDPESGTMQSPQDYIEQVSATTGAPYSNVKRNMLKVHGVLSKVTEVLAGLTRGLDLSVLDQGYGRVNGQMLSFFARGDAMGVVLPSNSPGVHSLWAPATVLKMPLVLKPGSAEPWTPLRMIYAWVKAGAPSAVFAYYPTDHAGGNEILRSTGRGMVFGDVGSTKRWKAEGRVEVHGPGFSKVVIGPDVADQWAQYIDIIAESIANNGGRSCVNASGVWVTKHGDAIAEALARRLSQVIPRASDDAEAVLAPFADPDTARRISNLIDADMTGEGGAARDASAGVRDADRVASAHGGNYLLPTVIRCNADHPLANREFLFPYASVVEVPAADLPDCLGPSLVVTCISNDPAFRARFVASPQVDRLNFGPISTTQIGWDQPHEGNLFEHLYARRAIQRLA
- a CDS encoding PQQ-like beta-propeller repeat protein → MAIIWSGSAQAPGWSQWRGPSRDGVASSFTVPATWPAQLTRRWQATVGLGHASPVVSGNHVVVHSRLANREVIAAYDLQSGKQLWQDGVEAPYTMNAAALGHGPGPKSTPAIADGRVFTLGISGIFSAHDLATGKLLWRKNAPPTPPEFGTASSPVIDGPTVIAYLGGPGAGALTAMEVATGTVKWRWTGDGPAYASPILATLGGTRQVITQSQNKLVAVDAANGQWLWEVAIKTPYEQNSVTPMVLGDLVLYAGLENPTTALRVTRTGTRWTTAPAWRNEDVPMYMSTPAVSGTAVYGLSTRNRGHFFAIDAATGKTLWTTPGRQAENASIVRAGEYLLMGTTNSELVVVRANPARFEEVRRYTVADSAMWAHPAFAGRTIIVKDVDKLIAWTF
- a CDS encoding ABC transporter ATP-binding protein, with the translated sequence MLEATNLSKSYPSPAGDLVVLRDVSLTLAPGDAACVMGPSGSGKSTLLYILGGLEPPTSGTVKFDATNPYTLNAEGLAAFRNREVGFVLQDHCLLPQCTVLENVLVPTLVGAPDQDAPARARTLLSQVGLGDRLDHLPSALSGGEKQRAAIARALVREPRLVLCDEPTGNLDAETAHVVSDLILRLHTQQHTMLLVVTHSEALGARFDKRWSMNRGVLTV
- a CDS encoding PQQ-binding-like beta-propeller repeat protein, which encodes MASTAGLAQNWPHWRGPSHDGVSKETGLPVSWSATCADAPVSGGDGGSGSGGPFSADEAEPAQFPGGGGKQGRPIVPTVCNNIETKNIAWRLPLPAYSGSTPIIWGDTIFLNVATASNSGVLELWSIDRNKQAVNWKRPLTNSNHMERKQNMSSPSPVTDGKYVWVMTGLGVLKAFDFGGKEVWARNIQADYGKFGLNWGYASSPLLKGDALYVPVLHGMKTDDPSYILKIDKLTGKTVWRVERPNPAVHESPDSYITPAWIEANGRAELIITGGDVVSGHDPATGKEYWRADVLNPERNGAYRIVASPTIVNDLIIAPTRVNPLTAMRPGGSGDVAKTHVAWQFAQGPDVPTPVSDGKLLYIVRDTGVAFALDVKTGATVYGPVRLPSGTYSASPILADGKIYVTTEEDGLTTVYTAGPKFEILSSNRLLNDCAPYCLSTVAVSEGQLFMRTSSYLWAIGDRSTRPRP
- a CDS encoding glycosyltransferase family 4 protein produces the protein MRILSLTAGAASMYCGSCLRDNALAARLIKLGHDVTLLPFYTPTLTDEENVSRPQQVFFGGISVFLEQHSSLFRRAPRFLGRLLDAPGVIKAFTSGSISVDPRELGALTVSTLRGLDGHQKQEIDKLLEFLRDEPRPEIANIPYTLLISLAAPLKRALGCPIVITLQGEDLFLDALPEPYRAEALALVRAQVADVDLFIAVSEYYARYMQDYLAIPAHKITVAPLGVNPDDLTVTTRTRTDPFTIGFFARIAPEKGLHNLAEAYRILRTEKGLPPSRLVAAGYLPPEHRPYLEGIGARLAAAGLGDEFVYRGTVDRAHKVGFFHDIDVLSVPGGYHEPKGLYLLEAMACGVPVVQPNHGAFPEMINRTGGGVLAASESGAHVAEALYDLWRDPARAAELGKNGAAGVRAHYTTDHMARGVLSAYEAAILNKRTGE